In Rhodamnia argentea isolate NSW1041297 chromosome 4, ASM2092103v1, whole genome shotgun sequence, the following proteins share a genomic window:
- the LOC115731389 gene encoding beta-amyrin 28-monooxygenase-like translates to MEALTLVPGLALFLLLLAVIKLLKPKATHPNLPPGSFGWPVIGESLEFLCCQRGGHPEKFIQDRMTKYNSSVFRTSVLGEPMAVICRPAGNKFLFSNEGKKVALWWPSSVGKLMGRCLISKVGDEARSDKKMLMSFFSPEALMKIVGVVDEVTKDHLRIHWEGKDQLEAYSTLKRHTFDLACRLFMSITDPQLVSRLADHFHVFLRGLADLPLNVPGTNFYRSKKAADSIRKELRVLVKQRRAELEKKTASPSQDIMTHLIVNGEENGKLMPEAEIINNMLNLLFAGHDTSSSTLVLIIKYLSELPHVLEKTVAEQREIAASKAGGELIQWGDLQKMRYSWNVISEVMRMTAPVYGSFREALVDFTYEGYTIPKGWKLHWSACTTHGDPDYHPRAPTFDESRFEGSGPAPYSYVPFGGGPRMCLGLEFARVELLVFLHNLVNGFRWSLVNPDEKIIYDPLPIPVEGLPIHLRPRD, encoded by the exons ATGGAAGCCTTGACACTAGTCCCGGGCTTagctctcttcctcctcctcctcgccgtcATCAAGCTACTCAAACCCAAAGCCACCCACCCGAACCTCCCTCCGGGAAGCTTTGGCTGGCCTGTCATTGGCGAGAGCCTCGAGTTCCTCTGTTGCCAACGCGGCGGGCACCCGGAGAAGTTCATCCAGGACCGGATGACCAAGTACAACTCCTCCGTGTTCAGGACCTCGGTGCTCGGGGAGCCAATGGCCGTCATTTGCAGACCGGCAGGGAACAAGTTCCTGTTCTCGAATGAGGGCAAGAAGGTGGCGCTGTGGTGGCCAAGCTCGGTCGGGAAGCTGATGGGGAGGTGCCTCATCTCCAAGGTCGGCGACGAGGCGAGGTCGGACAAGAAGATGCTCATGAGCTTCTTCAGCCCGGAGGCCCTCATGAAGATCGTTGGGGTCGTCGATGAGGTGACCAAGGATCATCTCAGGATTCACTGGGAAG GCAAAGATCAGCTGGAGGCCTACTCCACCCTTAAGCGGCACACCTTCGACCTCGCGTGCCGTCTGTTCATGAGCATCACGGACCCGCAGCTCGTCTCGAGGCTTGCCGACCACTTCCACGTGTTCCTCAGGGGACTCGCCGACCTCCCCCTCAACGTCCCCGGCACAAACTTTTACCGCTCGAAGAAAGCGGCGGATTCTATCAGGAAGGAGCTCCGGGTGTTGGTGAAGCAGCGCCGGGCGGAGCTGGAGAAGAAGACGGCGTCCCCTTCGCAGGACATCATGACACACCTGATCGTGAACGGGGAAGAGAACGGGAAGCTCATGCCCGAGGCGGAGATCATAAACAACATGCTGAACCTCCTATTCGCTGGACATGATACTTCCAGTTCGACTCTAGTGTTGATCATCAAGTACCTGAGCGAGCTGCCTCATGTACTTGAGAAGACCGTTGCCG AGCAAAGGGAAATCGCGGCATCGAAGGCGGGAGGAGAGCTTATTCAGTGGGGGGATTTGCAGAAGATGAGATACTCGTGGAACGTCATCTCGGAAGTCATGAGGATGACCGCGCCGGTCTACGGCTCTTTCCGCGAGGCCCTGGTCGATTTCACGTACGAAGGATATACAATTCCCAAAGGCTGGAAG TTACACTGGAGCGCATGCACTACGCACGGAGACCCGGACTACCACCCTAGAGCGCCGACCTTCGATGAGTCAAGGTTCGAGGGATCTGGACCGGCCCCATATTCGTACGTCCCGTTCGGAGGCGGGCCAAGGATGTGTCTAGGGCTCGAGTTCGCGAGGGTGGAGCTGCTCGTGTTCCTGCACAACCTCGTCAATGGATTTCGATGGAGTCTGGTCAACCCCGATGAGAAAATAATCTACGACCCCCTGCCTATACCGGTTGAAGGACTTCCCATCCACCTTCGACCTCGCGACTAG